In Alteribacillus bidgolensis, a genomic segment contains:
- the pfkA gene encoding 6-phosphofructokinase: MKKIAVLTSGGDAPGMNTTIRAVVRRGIFKGLEVYGIYNGYRGLIDGNFVSMNLGSVGDIIHRGGTILQSTRCEEFKTVEGQDKALTQLKEKGIDGLIVIGGDGTFKGAEQLTAQGFPTNGIPGTIDNDIAGTEYTIGFDTAVNTAVEAIDKIRDTAASHERTYVVEVMGRDAGNIALWAGMCAGAESIIIPEVDYDAENVVDRIKKGYERGKTHSIIVIAEGVGKGTEIGKVIKEKTGFDTKVTILGHIQRGGAPSAYDRMMSNQLGAKAVDLLIDGKKGVMVGLKNNQVINTPFKEVEKEKHKQMMDLSTYHLARSLSI; the protein is encoded by the coding sequence ATGAAAAAAATTGCAGTATTAACTAGCGGTGGGGACGCACCAGGGATGAATACCACGATTCGTGCAGTCGTTCGAAGGGGCATTTTTAAAGGGTTAGAAGTCTACGGTATATACAATGGCTATAGGGGTTTAATAGATGGAAATTTTGTTTCAATGAACCTCGGTAGTGTGGGGGATATTATTCACCGGGGAGGTACAATCTTACAAAGCACACGCTGTGAGGAATTTAAGACAGTTGAAGGACAGGACAAGGCTTTAACGCAATTAAAAGAAAAAGGCATTGATGGCTTAATTGTGATTGGTGGAGATGGCACTTTTAAAGGTGCAGAACAATTAACTGCCCAAGGGTTTCCAACAAACGGTATACCAGGAACTATTGACAATGATATTGCAGGGACAGAATATACAATTGGATTTGATACTGCTGTAAATACAGCTGTAGAAGCTATTGATAAAATTCGCGATACGGCAGCTTCCCATGAGCGTACTTATGTGGTTGAGGTAATGGGACGTGATGCAGGAAACATTGCTTTATGGGCAGGGATGTGTGCGGGGGCAGAATCTATTATTATCCCGGAAGTTGACTATGATGCAGAAAATGTCGTTGATCGCATCAAGAAAGGATATGAGCGTGGAAAGACCCATAGTATTATTGTTATCGCTGAAGGGGTAGGTAAGGGTACAGAGATCGGTAAAGTGATAAAAGAGAAAACAGGATTTGATACAAAGGTGACCATTTTGGGGCATATACAACGTGGGGGAGCCCCTAGTGCTTATGATCGGATGATGAGTAACCAATTGGGAGCAAAGGCCGTTGATTTGCTGATAGATGGAAAAAAAGGTGTGATGGTAGGTTTGAAAAATAATCAAGTGATTAATACACCTTTTAAGGAAGTAGAGAAAGAAAAGCATAAACAAATGATGGATCTGTCCACTTATCATTTAGCTAGAAGTTTATCTATATAG
- a CDS encoding primary-amine oxidase, whose product MKTETNVLQNVMHPLEPLTEEEIKNAVAIARKEKGLTDKSRFEQVGLREPEKEVVLNYKEGDPIVREAFMIVLDTTDSKTYEGVISLTDEKVVSWTHVPDVQPSFLFEEYSELEETVKNDPDFQEAIAKRGITDPSLVMIDPWSVGNFGIEEDEGKRLAKALCFVRKFEGDNAYAYPLSGLLPVVNLSTMEIVRIEDYGVRPIAPTAAPYKPEQSDDIQERTDLKPLEITQPEGPSYEINGHNIKWQKWDIRIGYTAREGLVLNTVDYEENGEKRQILYRAALSEMVVPYGDTDPAHNWQCAFDAGEYGIGQLANSLERGCDCVGHIDYFDAVMATGNGDIHRIPNAICVHEEDHGIAWKHTDWRTEDVEVRRSRRLVISFFTTVANYDYGFFWYFYTDGKIEHEAKLTGILNVGVLEEGETPKYGTLVAPQINAPIHQHIFNYRIDTHIDGQYNSVQELNTVASKPDFETNKTLNAFGVETTTLQTELEAQRNLNHDTARAWKIINPNKKNHVGEPVGFQLVPGENASPFLHDESSIIKRAGFIKNHLHVTKFDRDQMYASGKYPNQGKGENTLNHWVKENRNIENEDIVTWYNMSVHHIVRPEDWPVMPTHHIGFKLQPHGFYDRNPALDLPRPTPKKGDSCH is encoded by the coding sequence ATGAAAACCGAAACAAACGTATTACAAAATGTGATGCATCCTCTAGAACCACTAACAGAAGAGGAAATTAAGAATGCTGTTGCAATTGCAAGAAAAGAAAAAGGACTAACGGATAAATCTCGTTTTGAGCAAGTTGGTTTGCGTGAGCCTGAAAAAGAAGTTGTGTTAAATTACAAAGAAGGCGACCCAATTGTACGTGAAGCTTTCATGATCGTGTTGGATACAACAGATAGCAAAACGTATGAAGGGGTTATCTCTCTTACGGATGAAAAAGTTGTTTCATGGACACATGTTCCAGACGTTCAACCTTCATTCCTTTTTGAAGAATATTCTGAACTTGAAGAAACAGTGAAAAATGACCCTGATTTCCAAGAAGCGATCGCAAAACGCGGTATTACAGATCCAAGCCTCGTTATGATTGATCCTTGGTCTGTTGGTAATTTCGGTATTGAAGAAGATGAAGGAAAACGTCTAGCAAAGGCATTATGTTTTGTTAGAAAATTTGAAGGCGATAATGCTTATGCATATCCTCTTTCAGGTCTACTACCTGTCGTTAATTTAAGCACAATGGAAATTGTACGCATTGAAGACTATGGAGTAAGACCGATTGCGCCAACAGCTGCACCGTACAAGCCTGAGCAATCTGATGATATCCAAGAACGGACAGATTTAAAACCATTAGAAATTACACAACCGGAAGGCCCTAGCTATGAAATTAATGGACATAACATTAAGTGGCAAAAATGGGATATCCGAATTGGATACACAGCACGGGAAGGACTTGTTCTTAATACCGTAGATTATGAAGAGAACGGTGAAAAACGCCAAATTCTATACCGTGCGGCTTTATCAGAAATGGTTGTTCCTTACGGAGATACAGATCCGGCTCATAACTGGCAATGTGCGTTTGATGCGGGTGAATACGGAATTGGCCAGTTAGCTAACTCATTAGAGCGTGGTTGTGACTGTGTCGGTCATATTGACTACTTCGACGCTGTTATGGCAACAGGTAATGGTGACATCCACAGAATTCCTAATGCGATTTGTGTTCATGAAGAAGATCACGGAATTGCATGGAAACACACAGACTGGAGAACTGAAGATGTAGAAGTACGCCGTTCACGTCGTTTAGTTATTTCATTCTTCACGACAGTAGCGAACTATGACTACGGATTCTTCTGGTACTTCTATACAGATGGTAAAATTGAACATGAAGCAAAATTAACAGGTATCTTGAATGTTGGTGTCCTTGAAGAAGGCGAAACACCGAAGTATGGCACGTTGGTTGCACCACAAATCAATGCACCAATTCACCAACACATCTTTAACTACCGTATTGATACCCATATCGATGGGCAATACAATTCTGTTCAAGAATTGAACACCGTAGCATCGAAACCTGATTTTGAAACAAATAAAACTTTAAATGCTTTCGGTGTGGAAACAACAACACTTCAAACAGAATTAGAAGCGCAACGTAATTTGAATCATGACACGGCAAGAGCATGGAAAATCATTAACCCTAACAAGAAAAACCATGTAGGTGAGCCAGTAGGTTTTCAACTTGTACCTGGTGAAAATGCATCTCCATTCTTACATGACGAATCAAGCATCATAAAACGTGCAGGATTTATTAAAAATCATTTACACGTTACAAAATTTGATCGCGATCAAATGTATGCTTCTGGAAAATATCCGAACCAAGGTAAAGGCGAGAACACGCTAAACCATTGGGTAAAAGAGAACCGCAATATTGAAAATGAAGATATTGTTACTTGGTATAATATGAGTGTTCACCACATTGTACGTCCGGAAGATTGGCCAGTAATGCCAACTCACCATATTGGATTCAAGTTGCAACCACATGGTTTCTATGATAGAAATCCAGCATTGGATCTTCCACGCCCTACTCCTAAAAAAGGGGACAGTTGTCATTAA
- a CDS encoding Cof-type HAD-IIB family hydrolase — protein sequence MKCISIDLDGTLLNSRQEISEENKKALKELKEKRYEVILNTGRIYTDVMKIKAIQNMDLPIICLNGSVLYSKTGELLYEVTIPISMYKEIFSILKKLGVRILVYTNYGAFPSTLPPLHHKSKEELDILFQDYNYDEVLKKDNLKVYKLIALVQLEELDKIEAVKKALGNKSSISMASSFPNNVEITSNDAQKGKALLRYQQMFDLSFEEIFAFGDGGNDLTQFEVATTSVAMGNAPLNIQQKADLLTKTNDEDGFSYAVRHLLNLIKIKNDRYNQEVDNVKS from the coding sequence ATGAAATGTATTTCAATTGATTTAGATGGCACTTTATTGAATTCTCGACAGGAAATATCCGAAGAAAATAAAAAAGCTTTAAAAGAATTAAAAGAGAAAAGATATGAGGTTATCTTAAATACAGGGCGAATTTATACGGATGTGATGAAGATCAAAGCTATACAGAACATGGATCTTCCAATTATTTGTCTAAATGGTTCTGTTTTATATTCAAAAACAGGAGAACTGTTGTACGAGGTAACTATACCTATTTCTATGTATAAAGAAATATTCTCCATTTTAAAAAAATTAGGAGTGAGAATCCTCGTCTATACTAATTATGGTGCTTTTCCATCCACGCTGCCTCCATTACATCATAAAAGTAAAGAAGAGCTGGACATTCTTTTTCAAGATTACAATTACGATGAAGTTCTAAAAAAAGACAATCTAAAAGTATATAAACTTATTGCATTGGTACAATTAGAGGAACTGGACAAAATTGAAGCCGTAAAAAAGGCTTTAGGTAATAAATCTTCTATTTCGATGGCTTCCTCTTTTCCAAATAACGTAGAAATTACTTCAAACGATGCTCAAAAAGGAAAGGCTTTATTACGTTACCAACAGATGTTTGATCTATCTTTTGAAGAGATTTTTGCTTTTGGAGATGGGGGTAACGACCTTACTCAATTCGAGGTAGCAACCACTTCAGTTGCGATGGGAAATGCTCCTCTGAATATCCAACAAAAAGCTGATTTACTAACAAAAACCAATGATGAAGATGGCTTTAGCTATGCCGTGCGTCATCTTTTAAATCTAATAAAAATAAAAAATGACAGGTATAATCAAGAAGTTGATAATGTTAAGAGTTAA
- a CDS encoding aspartyl-phosphate phosphatase Spo0E family protein has translation MEENSYKLLCIEIEQKRGEMILYGIRYGLTSLEVIQTSQQLDRLLDKLHYLNYPNTG, from the coding sequence ATGGAGGAGAATTCATATAAGCTATTATGTATTGAAATTGAGCAAAAAAGAGGAGAAATGATACTTTATGGCATACGATATGGCCTAACCTCTCTAGAAGTTATCCAGACAAGTCAGCAGTTAGACCGCCTTCTTGATAAACTCCATTACTTGAACTACCCGAATACAGGATAG
- the rpiB gene encoding ribose 5-phosphate isomerase B has protein sequence MKVAIGSDHGGMNIRKDIISLMEEMNIEYEDLGCECDTSVDYPDYAIPVAKKVVSGEVERGILICGTGIGMSIAANKVKGIRCALVHDMFSAKATREHNDTNVLAMGERVIGPGLAREIAKVWLKTPFEGGRHENRINKITSYEMPQK, from the coding sequence GTGAAGGTGGCAATCGGATCAGACCATGGTGGTATGAATATTCGTAAAGACATAATTTCATTGATGGAAGAGATGAACATTGAGTATGAGGATTTAGGGTGTGAATGTGATACTTCTGTTGATTACCCAGATTACGCGATTCCGGTAGCTAAGAAGGTAGTAAGTGGGGAAGTTGAACGAGGAATTTTAATTTGTGGCACAGGAATTGGAATGAGCATTGCAGCAAACAAAGTAAAGGGAATTCGCTGTGCACTCGTACATGATATGTTTAGTGCTAAGGCAACAAGAGAGCATAACGATACAAATGTATTAGCGATGGGAGAACGCGTCATTGGTCCGGGGTTAGCTCGTGAAATTGCGAAAGTGTGGTTGAAAACTCCATTTGAAGGTGGTAGGCACGAAAACCGCATCAATAAAATAACATCGTATGAAATGCCTCAGAAGTAG
- the glpX gene encoding class II fructose-bisphosphatase, producing the protein MSELKTNVVSEGRVQTLAMDFLSVAQQAAIAAYPWIGKGNKNEADRAGTEAMRNRMNHIDMDGLIVIGEGEMDEAPMLFIDEELGTKKGPSVDIAVDPVDGTTAISKGKNNSITVIAVSSRGSLLHAPDMYMKKIAVGPKAKGHIDIEAPLIDNMKSVANALGKDVKDLTVMIQERPRHDDLVKQVFDAGAKVKLFTDVDVTPSIATAIDGIDADMLVGRGGAPEGVIAATGLKCLGGDFQGKLAPQNQEEFDRCISMGLSNPEKVLSLNEIVKSDDCFFVATGITDGLLMKGVRKKESGLLSTHSFLTVGGKGLLIEADF; encoded by the coding sequence ATGAGTGAATTAAAAACTAATGTCGTTAGTGAAGGTCGGGTTCAGACGTTAGCCATGGATTTTTTATCTGTAGCTCAGCAAGCGGCTATCGCAGCCTATCCTTGGATAGGAAAAGGAAATAAAAATGAAGCTGATAGGGCTGGGACGGAAGCTATGCGCAATCGTATGAATCACATTGACATGGATGGTTTGATTGTTATTGGTGAAGGGGAAATGGATGAAGCTCCTATGCTGTTTATTGATGAGGAGCTTGGTACCAAAAAAGGACCATCAGTAGATATTGCTGTGGATCCTGTTGATGGAACGACTGCAATATCAAAAGGGAAGAATAATTCAATAACCGTAATTGCTGTATCAAGTAGAGGTAGTTTATTACATGCTCCAGATATGTATATGAAAAAAATCGCTGTAGGTCCAAAAGCAAAAGGACACATAGATATAGAGGCTCCATTAATAGATAATATGAAATCGGTAGCAAACGCTTTGGGAAAAGATGTAAAAGATCTTACGGTAATGATTCAAGAAAGACCTCGTCATGATGATTTGGTTAAACAAGTATTTGATGCTGGGGCAAAAGTTAAGTTATTTACTGATGTTGATGTTACTCCGTCAATAGCTACAGCCATCGATGGAATAGATGCTGATATGTTGGTGGGGAGGGGAGGAGCACCAGAAGGTGTTATTGCTGCAACCGGTCTGAAATGCCTGGGCGGGGACTTTCAAGGTAAACTTGCTCCTCAAAATCAAGAAGAATTTGATCGGTGTATTAGTATGGGATTATCAAACCCTGAGAAAGTTTTAAGCTTAAATGAGATTGTGAAATCAGATGATTGCTTTTTTGTAGCAACAGGGATTACGGATGGTCTGCTTATGAAAGGCGTTAGAAAAAAAGAAAGTGGTCTACTATCAACACACTCTTTTCTTACAGTCGGGGGAAAAGGGCTTCTAATTGAAGCCGACTTCTAA
- the gap gene encoding type I glyceraldehyde-3-phosphate dehydrogenase, with product MKSRISISGTGRIGRLLIRKMLSSNQNKLKLEAINSIYPVETVAHLLKYDTVHGIWDADLSIQDGNLLINDELIQVVSEREPENLPWKQMNIDTVIDATGKFNNREGAQKHVAAGASNVIITAPGKQMDFTVVMGVNDHLLDLSKHTILSAASCTTNSVAPLLSILDQAFQVERGWMTTVHSYTSDQKHLDNPHKDLRRARACTQSIVPTSTGVGKALVDVLPHLASYIEGISIRVPTQDVSLIDLTVQVASQVSLDEVKSVFNTAATGNLSHYFDYIEEPLVSVDFIGSDKSAIVDGLSLMAAGNQIKTLAWYDNEWAYACRVIELAQAVHERLEKITSL from the coding sequence ATGAAAAGCAGAATAAGCATTAGTGGTACCGGAAGAATTGGTCGGTTGTTAATTAGAAAAATGTTATCAAGCAATCAAAATAAACTGAAGTTAGAAGCGATTAATTCCATTTATCCTGTAGAAACGGTAGCTCATTTATTAAAATATGATACTGTACATGGAATCTGGGACGCAGATCTTTCAATACAAGACGGAAATCTATTAATTAATGATGAACTTATTCAAGTAGTTTCTGAACGCGAACCAGAGAACCTTCCCTGGAAACAAATGAATATAGACACCGTGATCGATGCTACAGGAAAGTTCAATAATCGCGAAGGTGCACAAAAGCATGTAGCTGCAGGAGCATCTAATGTGATTATTACGGCACCTGGGAAACAAATGGATTTTACGGTAGTTATGGGAGTAAACGATCATCTGTTAGATCTTTCAAAACATACTATTTTATCGGCAGCTTCCTGCACAACTAACAGTGTTGCCCCATTATTAAGTATTTTGGATCAAGCTTTTCAAGTTGAAAGAGGATGGATGACAACAGTTCATTCCTATACCTCGGATCAAAAACATTTAGATAACCCACATAAAGATTTACGAAGAGCCAGAGCTTGCACCCAATCAATTGTTCCGACTAGTACAGGAGTGGGAAAAGCACTTGTTGATGTCCTTCCCCATCTTGCTTCTTATATTGAAGGAATATCTATTCGTGTTCCTACACAGGATGTTTCTTTAATTGATCTCACTGTTCAAGTAGCAAGCCAGGTATCACTGGACGAAGTAAAATCTGTGTTTAATACAGCAGCAACAGGAAATCTATCCCATTATTTCGATTATATAGAAGAACCACTAGTATCAGTCGATTTCATAGGATCTGATAAATCAGCGATTGTGGATGGACTTTCACTGATGGCAGCAGGGAATCAAATTAAAACATTGGCCTGGTATGATAATGAATGGGCTTATGCTTGTAGGGTAATTGAGTTGGCACAAGCAGTACACGAAAGGCTGGAGAAAATAACATCACTTTAG
- a CDS encoding cyclase family protein, with amino-acid sequence MEIYDISAPIYQGMPVYKNKEEKQPVFERTTSGHVTETRVTMDCHSGTHVDAPLHMVPNGNTIESISLEDLVVPCKVLDVSHVDDGIVKEDLTHFSIEKDDFILLKTKNSEYEDFKFDFIYLKADAAEYLSSLQIKGVGIDALGIERSQKDHSTHRALFKNNVIIVEGLRLKNVPEGEYKLVTAPLKIIGTDAAPARVFLMK; translated from the coding sequence ATGGAAATATATGATATTTCAGCTCCTATTTATCAGGGTATGCCAGTTTATAAAAATAAAGAGGAAAAACAGCCTGTGTTTGAAAGAACAACATCGGGGCACGTTACGGAGACACGTGTAACCATGGATTGTCATTCCGGAACGCATGTTGATGCACCGTTGCATATGGTACCTAACGGTAATACCATTGAATCGATTTCGCTTGAAGATTTAGTTGTTCCATGCAAAGTATTGGACGTTTCGCACGTGGATGATGGAATTGTCAAAGAAGACCTAACGCATTTTTCAATTGAAAAAGATGATTTTATATTGCTGAAAACGAAAAACTCTGAGTATGAAGACTTTAAATTTGATTTTATTTATTTAAAAGCCGATGCCGCTGAATATTTATCTTCCTTACAGATAAAAGGAGTTGGCATTGATGCACTCGGGATAGAAAGAAGTCAAAAAGATCATTCTACTCATCGAGCACTGTTTAAAAATAACGTTATTATTGTTGAAGGGTTACGCTTAAAAAACGTTCCAGAAGGGGAGTACAAATTGGTCACTGCTCCGTTAAAAATTATTGGTACGGACGCTGCACCTGCAAGGGTATTTTTAATGAAATAA
- the fba gene encoding class II fructose-1,6-bisphosphate aldolase: protein MPLVSMKEMLNCAKDNGYAVGQFNINNLEFTQAILQAAEEEKSPVILGVSAGAGRYMSGFKFITRMVEALIDELEITVPVAIHLDHGSSLEQCVQAIHAGFTSVMIDGSHLPLEENIELTRQVVDVAHAVNVSVEAELGRVGAQDSGVITNPEEAYAIPSECEKLVEETGVDCFAPALGSVHGPYKGEPNLGFDRMKEVMDLTGVPLVLHGGTGIPAQDIQKAISLGSAKINVNTENQISATNAVREVLNSKPELYDPRKFLGPARESIKETVIGKMREFGSSGKAQQNPAQSLAK from the coding sequence ATGCCATTAGTATCGATGAAAGAAATGTTAAATTGTGCAAAAGATAACGGGTACGCAGTCGGACAGTTTAATATTAACAATCTTGAATTTACACAAGCAATTTTGCAAGCGGCAGAAGAAGAAAAGTCTCCAGTTATTTTAGGAGTATCTGCAGGTGCTGGTCGTTACATGAGTGGTTTTAAATTTATTACTAGAATGGTCGAAGCATTAATAGATGAACTAGAAATCACAGTACCAGTTGCAATTCACCTTGACCATGGTTCAAGTCTTGAGCAGTGTGTACAAGCCATTCATGCCGGATTCACCTCTGTAATGATCGATGGTTCCCACCTTCCGCTTGAAGAAAATATTGAATTAACTAGGCAAGTAGTCGACGTAGCACATGCTGTTAACGTTTCAGTTGAAGCAGAACTAGGCCGTGTTGGCGCTCAGGATAGTGGCGTGATTACTAATCCGGAAGAAGCCTATGCCATCCCTTCCGAGTGTGAAAAACTTGTAGAAGAAACAGGAGTAGATTGCTTTGCACCTGCATTAGGTTCTGTCCATGGTCCATATAAAGGTGAACCAAATCTTGGTTTTGATCGAATGAAAGAAGTAATGGACTTAACAGGTGTTCCCCTTGTTCTTCACGGTGGTACAGGAATTCCAGCACAGGATATACAAAAAGCCATTTCACTTGGCTCTGCAAAAATTAATGTCAATACGGAAAATCAAATTTCAGCTACCAATGCTGTCCGAGAGGTCTTAAATAGTAAACCTGAATTATACGATCCACGTAAATTTCTTGGACCGGCGCGTGAATCGATTAAAGAAACAGTTATAGGTAAGATGCGTGAATTTGGATCATCAGGTAAAGCTCAACAAAATCCTGCTCAGTCACTAGCAAAGTAA
- the tkt gene encoding transketolase — protein sequence MIEQKVNSDLLSINTIRTLSIDAIENVGSGHPGMPMGAAPMAYILWTKFMNYNPNNPNWFNRDRFTLSAGHGSMLLYSLLHLTGHDLSLEDLKNFRQWGSKTPGHPEYGHTAGVDATTGPLGQGISMAVGMAMAERHLASRYNRDNFNVVDHYTYSICGDGDLMEGVSAEAASLAGHLNLGRLIVLYDSNDISLDGDLNLSFSESVEDRFKAYGWQVLRVEDGNDLHAIEEALAKGKANESQPTLIEVKTVIGYGSPNKSGKSAAHGAPLGKEEVKHVKEHYNWNYEEEFYIPEEVKEHFSELKEAAEKKEEAWNNLFLEYEEAYPELAKELKLAINGQLPEDWDHEIPQYRVGEDNLATRAAGGEVLNAFAKNIPQLFGGSADLSSSTKTLLKGEGNFSAVDYSERNIWFGVREFGMGTAVNGIALHGGLKVFGSTFFVFSDYLRPAIRLSSLMKLPVTYVFTHDSVAVGEDGPTHEPIEQLASLRAMPGISTIRPADGNETAAAWKLALESKDEPTALILTRQNVPTLVDSEKAYENVKKGAYVISSAKGDVDGLLLASGSEVSLAVKAQKALEEEGIYVSVVSMPSWDRFEKQTDSYKESVLPENVKVRLGIEMGTSLGWSKYVGDSGRVLSINTFGASAPGDQIIEEYGFTVENVIFQFKKLL from the coding sequence ATGATTGAACAAAAAGTAAACTCGGATCTGTTATCCATTAATACCATTAGAACTTTATCAATTGATGCGATTGAAAATGTTGGATCAGGACATCCGGGTATGCCAATGGGTGCTGCTCCCATGGCCTATATACTGTGGACAAAATTTATGAATTATAATCCAAACAATCCTAATTGGTTCAACCGTGATCGTTTTACGCTATCTGCTGGTCATGGATCGATGCTATTATATAGCTTATTGCATTTAACAGGGCATGACTTATCATTAGAAGATTTAAAAAACTTTCGCCAATGGGGAAGTAAAACACCGGGTCACCCTGAATACGGTCACACTGCTGGTGTTGATGCTACTACAGGGCCATTAGGACAAGGAATTTCCATGGCTGTTGGGATGGCCATGGCAGAAAGACATTTAGCATCTAGGTACAATCGTGACAATTTTAATGTAGTTGACCATTACACGTACAGTATTTGTGGTGATGGTGACTTGATGGAAGGTGTATCTGCAGAGGCAGCTTCACTTGCAGGTCATCTTAACCTCGGTCGTCTTATTGTGTTATATGATTCAAACGATATTTCTCTTGATGGTGATCTGAATTTATCATTTAGTGAAAGTGTAGAGGATCGTTTTAAGGCCTATGGCTGGCAAGTACTTCGTGTTGAAGACGGTAATGATCTCCATGCAATCGAAGAAGCTCTAGCTAAAGGGAAGGCAAACGAAAGTCAGCCAACTTTAATTGAAGTCAAAACAGTAATTGGTTATGGTTCACCAAATAAAAGCGGTAAATCTGCTGCACATGGTGCTCCTCTTGGCAAAGAAGAGGTAAAACATGTAAAGGAACATTATAACTGGAACTATGAAGAAGAATTCTATATTCCTGAAGAAGTAAAAGAACATTTTTCAGAACTAAAGGAAGCAGCAGAAAAGAAGGAAGAGGCATGGAATAATTTGTTTTTGGAATACGAAGAAGCGTATCCAGAACTTGCCAAAGAATTAAAATTAGCAATCAATGGGCAGCTTCCAGAAGACTGGGATCATGAAATTCCTCAATATCGTGTTGGAGAGGATAACCTAGCAACTCGTGCTGCCGGTGGAGAAGTATTAAATGCTTTTGCCAAAAATATTCCACAGTTATTTGGTGGTTCTGCTGATTTATCTTCTTCTACCAAAACATTGCTAAAAGGGGAAGGGAATTTTAGTGCTGTAGATTATAGCGAACGTAACATCTGGTTTGGGGTACGTGAATTTGGAATGGGCACTGCCGTCAATGGAATAGCCCTTCATGGTGGTTTAAAAGTTTTCGGATCTACATTCTTTGTGTTCTCTGATTATTTACGTCCGGCCATTCGTCTCTCCTCGTTAATGAAACTACCCGTTACTTATGTATTTACACATGATAGCGTTGCTGTAGGAGAAGATGGACCGACTCATGAACCCATTGAACAACTAGCATCGTTACGTGCAATGCCTGGCATTTCTACCATTCGTCCTGCTGATGGTAACGAAACAGCAGCAGCTTGGAAGCTGGCATTAGAAAGTAAAGACGAACCAACCGCACTCATCCTTACACGTCAAAATGTGCCAACACTTGTTGACTCTGAAAAAGCTTATGAGAATGTTAAAAAAGGTGCATATGTCATTTCTAGCGCAAAAGGCGATGTTGATGGTTTGTTATTGGCATCCGGCTCTGAAGTTTCTCTAGCCGTTAAAGCACAAAAGGCTCTTGAAGAGGAAGGGATTTATGTTTCAGTCGTAAGTATGCCAAGCTGGGATAGATTTGAAAAACAAACTGATTCATATAAAGAAAGTGTACTCCCAGAAAATGTTAAAGTGCGTCTTGGTATTGAGATGGGAACATCCTTGGGTTGGAGTAAATATGTTGGTGATAGCGGTCGCGTCCTATCTATTAATACATTTGGGGCCTCGGCACCAGGAGATCAAATAATTGAAGAGTATGGTTTTACGGTTGAAAATGTTATTTTTCAATTTAAAAAGCTCCTCTAA